One segment of Buteo buteo chromosome 6, bButBut1.hap1.1, whole genome shotgun sequence DNA contains the following:
- the PTGR2 gene encoding prostaglandin reductase 2 isoform X2, translated as MIIQRVVLNSRPGKNGVPVAENFRLEQSTIADTIQAGQVRVRTLYLSVDPYMRCRMNEDTGSDYLLPWQLSEVADGGGIGVVEESKHDNLAKGDFVTSFNWPWQTVAILDGSLLQKLVPQLVNGHLSYFLGAAGITGLTALLGIKEKGHVAVGANQTMVVSGAAGACGSLAGQMNQDSHIILCGQISQYNKDVPYPPPLPPDIEKIQKERNITRERFLVLNYMDKQEASILQLCQWIQEGKLKVRETVVEGLANIGAAFQSMMNGGNIGKQIVSVSK; from the exons ATGATTATACAGAGAGTAGTGCTGAATTCACGCCCTG gTAAGAATGGAGTGCCAGTGGCTGAAAACTTCCGACTGGAACAAAGTACAATAGCAGATACAATCCAAGCTGGACAAGTGCGTGTTAGAACCCTTTATCTCTCTGTGGATCCTTACATG CGCTGCCGAATGAATGAGGATACTGGCTCAGATTAcctcctgccctggcagctGTCTGAAGTTGCTGATGGTGGGGGCATTGGGGTTGTGGAGGAGAGCAAGCATGATAACCTTGCTAAAGGAGACTTTGTAACTTCCTTCAATTGGCCCTGGCAGACAGTGGCAATTCTAGATGGAAGCTTGCTACAGAAG cTTGTTCCACAACTTGTAAATGGACACCTTTCCTACTTTCTTGGTGCAGCTGGCATCACAGGACTGACAGCCCTGTTAGGTATAAAGGAGAAGGGACACGTGGCTGTGGGTGCGAATCAGACAATGGTGGTGAGCGGAGCAGCTGGTGCCTGCGGCTCTTTGGCTGGCCAG ATGAATCAGGACAGCCATATCATTCTGTGTGGACAGATTTCTCAGTATAACAAAGATGTGCCTTATCCTCCTCCGCTGCCTCCTGAcatagaaaaaatacagaaagaaaggaatatCACAAg ggAAAGATTCTTAGTGTTGAACTATATGGACAAACAAGAAGCTAGTATATTACAACTCTGTCAGTGGATCCAAGAGGGTAAACTGAAG GTCAGAGAGACTGTGGTAGAAGGCTTAGCAAACATTGGtg ctgctttccagtccaTGATGAATGGAGGCAATATTGGAAAACAGATTGTCTCCGTTTCTAAGTAG
- the PTGR2 gene encoding prostaglandin reductase 2 isoform X1: MIIQRVVLNSRPGKNGVPVAENFRLEQSTIADTIQAGQVRVRTLYLSVDPYMRCRMNEDTGSDYLLPWQLSEVADGGGIGVVEESKHDNLAKGDFVTSFNWPWQTVAILDGSLLQKLVPQLVNGHLSYFLGAAGITGLTALLGIKEKGHVAVGANQTMVVSGAAGACGSLAGQIGRLEGCSRVVGIAGTDEKCSILVQEMGFDAAINYKKGDVAEQLRELCPGGVDVYFDNVGGDVSDTVISQMNQDSHIILCGQISQYNKDVPYPPPLPPDIEKIQKERNITRERFLVLNYMDKQEASILQLCQWIQEGKLKVRETVVEGLANIGAAFQSMMNGGNIGKQIVSVSK; this comes from the exons ATGATTATACAGAGAGTAGTGCTGAATTCACGCCCTG gTAAGAATGGAGTGCCAGTGGCTGAAAACTTCCGACTGGAACAAAGTACAATAGCAGATACAATCCAAGCTGGACAAGTGCGTGTTAGAACCCTTTATCTCTCTGTGGATCCTTACATG CGCTGCCGAATGAATGAGGATACTGGCTCAGATTAcctcctgccctggcagctGTCTGAAGTTGCTGATGGTGGGGGCATTGGGGTTGTGGAGGAGAGCAAGCATGATAACCTTGCTAAAGGAGACTTTGTAACTTCCTTCAATTGGCCCTGGCAGACAGTGGCAATTCTAGATGGAAGCTTGCTACAGAAG cTTGTTCCACAACTTGTAAATGGACACCTTTCCTACTTTCTTGGTGCAGCTGGCATCACAGGACTGACAGCCCTGTTAGGTATAAAGGAGAAGGGACACGTGGCTGTGGGTGCGAATCAGACAATGGTGGTGAGCGGAGCAGCTGGTGCCTGCGGCTCTTTGGCTGGCCAG ATTGGCCGTCTGGAAGGCTGCTCTAGAGTGGTGGGGATCGCTGGCACAGATGAGAAGTGTTCCATTTTGGTCCAAGAAATGGGGTTTGATGCTGCTATCAATTACAAGAAGGGGGATGTGGCAGAGCAGCTACGTGAACTCTGCCCAGGCGGTGTGGATGTTTACTTTGACAATGTTGGTGGAGACGTCAGTGATACAGTTATAAGTCAG ATGAATCAGGACAGCCATATCATTCTGTGTGGACAGATTTCTCAGTATAACAAAGATGTGCCTTATCCTCCTCCGCTGCCTCCTGAcatagaaaaaatacagaaagaaaggaatatCACAAg ggAAAGATTCTTAGTGTTGAACTATATGGACAAACAAGAAGCTAGTATATTACAACTCTGTCAGTGGATCCAAGAGGGTAAACTGAAG GTCAGAGAGACTGTGGTAGAAGGCTTAGCAAACATTGGtg ctgctttccagtccaTGATGAATGGAGGCAATATTGGAAAACAGATTGTCTCCGTTTCTAAGTAG